The DNA window GAGCTTGACATCGCCCATGCCGAGGCCGCCGAAGGCTGCGCACGCGTACAACGCTCCACCGACGAGCAAGCCTGCGAGGAGCGGCTCAGTGGGCATCCGCCCGACGACCAGCGCGTCGAAGATGCCGAGCGGAACGGCGACCGCGAGCGCCGGCAGCACGATGCGGTTCGGCAGACGATGCTCGGCGAGGTCGATGCGGACGAGTGGCGGCGTGATGCAGGCGAGCCACACCAGCAGGACCGCCACCGGGCGGAGGTGCAGCCCCTCACTCGCCACC is part of the Plantibacter sp. Leaf314 genome and encodes:
- a CDS encoding prepilin peptidase; amino-acid sequence: MAAVLIAGTVASEGLHLRPVAVLLVWLACITPPLVRIDLAEHRLPNRIVLPALAVAVPLGIFDALVVGRMPTEPLLAGLLVGGALYACAAFGGLGMGDVKLGALLGVTVGCFGMTAVLPFAVVSICSAGVVGAIVVVATRSTGGSAGWRTRIPFGPFLLLGCWSAVALLVITG